In Nematostella vectensis chromosome 12, jaNemVect1.1, whole genome shotgun sequence, the genomic window CAACAGCTCGGTAGATTTCTGGTATCGGCGGATCTCACGGAGAGCGACTGTGCCAGGTCTGTAACGGTGAGGTTTCTTCACTCCTCCAGTAGCTGGCGCGCTTTTACGAGCTGCCTTGGTCGCAAGCTGCTTTCTTGGAGCCTTGCCTCCAGTTGATTTTCGAGCCGTTTGCTTAGTGCGAGCCATTTTTTGTTACAATATGTTACAAGGTGTTACAATGGAGCAATCGTTAGATGGAAACCGTGTCGCTTTCTAGAGCTATTTATACCGAGCGCGGGGCTGAGGCGGATCGAAAACACGGAATGCATATTTCATGACCTAAAAACTAACGATTGGTTGAGTTGTCTAGCCTTTTGTCTCATAGCTTAAGATTTCGGCACCGTACGTTTCCTTAGAGGTCGGCTGATTGCTATTATAAACTATTGCAACAAAGTAGGGAATCACATCATTTGCTCATTCAAGCACAAGTGAACATTTCTCACTCATTCATCaaacagcagaaaaaaaaaaaaaaaacatgtctggTCGTGGTAAAGGCGGTAAAGGTCTTGGCAAGGGTGGAGCAAAGAGACATCGAAAGATCCTGCGTGATAATATCCAGGGTATAACCAAACCTGCAATTCGCCGACTTGCTCGTCGTGGCGGTGTGAAGCGTATCTCCGGTCTTATCTATGAGGAGACCCGTGGTGTCCTCAAGGTTTTCCTTGAAAATGTCATTCGAGATGCTGTAACTTACACAGAGCATGCCAAAAGAAAGACCGTCACAGCGATGGACGTCGTGTACGCCCTGAAGCGCCAAGGGCGAACTCTGTACGGCTTCGGTGGCTAAGCGACTTCTCTTCCAAgagttcaaaacaaaacacaaacggTTCTTTTAGGAACCACCACATATGACAAGAGTCATGTCCCAATGCATCGATAATATCTCGTTATAAGAGAAACACTAGAAACGCTAAACTAAACAATCACTCGCGCACCAAACATACAACCACGCACAACTAACCAATACTTACATACCAACAAATAGGTAAAGAAACAAGCTAACAATAGGAGGCCTTTCACAACAAATTTGTAGTTAAATGATTCTGCACAAACTCGCGTTAAGATAAAACTGTGTTTATATCGAATCTAAACATTATCATCTAATATAGAGTCTTAACTCGCGTAAAGATATAACCGTGTTTATTTCGAAGctagacatcatcatcaatatagaGTCTAGTGGCGGTTGCATTTCTTGTTTATGCTTGACAATAACGATGCTATTCCTTAAGcgacttttatatttttttttctatcgacGAATCAAAAATCTGCTTTTCGGTGTTTTGCGTATGCGCGTACTCTTTCGGTTgaggttgttattgtttttttttatagggagAGGTGCATGTTGACTCTAGATATGTAGTGtatatgtttttgtgttgtttgttatgggaGAGGCAGGGGATATTCGTTTTGTTATAGTCAGATTGCATGTGACTTGAACTTTTCTCTATgtggtggctcctaaaagagccgttttaTTGCTATAGAGCAATGAATCACTTGCTGCTGGTGTACTTAGTAACGGCTTTGGTCCCCTCGCTGACGGCGTGTTTGGCAAGCTCCCCTGGTAGTAGTAGGCGAATTGCAGTCTGAATCTCTCGCGAGCTGATTGTGGACTTCTTGTTGTAGTGCGCTAGTCGAGACGACTCTGCAGCGATGCGTTCGAATATATCGTTCACGAACGAATTCATGATGCCCATTGCTTTGCTGGAGATTCCTGTGTCGGGATGAACTTGCTTCAGAACTTTGTAAATGTAGATGGCGTAGCTCTCCTTGCGACGACCTTTGCGCTTCTTTTTGTCACCAGCTACGACGTTTTTCTTGCCTTTAGATGCTTCGGGTTTCTTACCAGATTTAGGAGGCATGATGTTTGTTAACAGGCCCGAGTGCTCAAATGAAACTTAATTTTCTGATTCTCAGAAAGAAATTGTAAATACTCGAGATGCGAGTACGCTTTTATTT contains:
- the LOC5509564 gene encoding histone H4 is translated as MSGRGKGGKGLGKGGAKRHRKILRDNIQGITKPAIRRLARRGGVKRISGLIYEETRGVLKVFLENVIRDAVTYTEHAKRKTVTAMDVVYALKRQGRTLYGFGG
- the LOC125557209 gene encoding late histone H2B.L4-like — encoded protein: MPPKSGKKPEASKGKKNVVAGDKKKRKGRRKESYAIYIYKVLKQVHPDTGISSKAMGIMNSFVNDIFERIAAESSRLAHYNKKSTISSREIQTAIRLLLPGELAKHAVSEGTKAVTKYTSSK